A window of Acidobacteriota bacterium contains these coding sequences:
- the clpP gene encoding ATP-dependent Clp endopeptidase proteolytic subunit ClpP, whose amino-acid sequence MQLIPMVIEQTSRGERAYDIYSRLLKDNIIFIGAPIDDNLANLVIAQMLFLEAENPDKDISLYINSPGGVVTAGLAIYDTMKFVKPDVSTICIGQAASIAALLLAAGAKGKRFALPNSRVVIHQPMGGAQGQASDIDIQAREIVRLKKRLNEILVEHTGQSLSKIERDTDRDFIMTAAQAKEYGIIDEIIEKRRD is encoded by the coding sequence ATGCAGCTCATCCCAATGGTAATTGAACAAACAAGCCGTGGTGAGCGAGCCTATGATATTTACTCCCGCCTCCTCAAAGACAACATAATTTTCATCGGTGCCCCGATCGACGACAACTTAGCCAACCTGGTCATCGCCCAGATGCTCTTCTTGGAAGCGGAAAACCCGGATAAGGATATCTCTCTCTATATAAATTCCCCTGGCGGGGTGGTGACCGCTGGCCTTGCCATTTATGACACGATGAAGTTCGTCAAACCAGATGTTTCTACCATCTGCATTGGCCAAGCGGCGAGTATAGCTGCCCTCCTTCTCGCTGCAGGGGCGAAGGGAAAGCGGTTCGCCCTCCCCAACTCGCGGGTGGTGATCCATCAACCGATGGGTGGGGCTCAAGGACAGGCGAGCGATATCGACATCCAGGCAAGGGAGATAGTAAGACTGAAGAAGAGGCTGAACGAGATATTGGTGGAGCACACTGGACAATCGCTTTCCAAGATAGAACGGGATACCGATCGAGACTTCATTATGACCGCAGCTCAGGCTAAAGAATATGGTATAATAGATGAGATTATAGAAAAGAGGAGGGATTAG